The DNA sequence TCTAACTTTTTTACATTAAAAAGCCTAACCATTGCATGCTAGACAACTATTTACATTCTTACAGCAATGGTTAGGCTTAGAGCTTTTTTTTATTTTGATTTTAATAAATTTGCAATTACTTGCGCACTTTCCGCACGTGTCATTGGAGCTTTAGGAGCAAAGATGTTGTTGCCTCTACCTTTTAGTAGTCCTAATTGGGACGCTGCATCAACTGCTGCTTGTGCCCAAGAACTCACACTTTCTCGGTCATTAAATGTCGAAGGCTGAGCAACCTTTACTTTATTCCGTGCCTGGTACTCATACGCTCTGAT is a window from the Anaerobacillus alkaliphilus genome containing:
- a CDS encoding S-layer homology domain-containing protein, producing the protein YVTAAYEAGIVFGRTATTFDPHATITREEMAVMLIRAYEYQARNKVKVAQPSTFNDRESVSSWAQAAVDAASQLGLLKGRGNNIFAPKAPMTRAESAQVIANLLKSK